The following coding sequences lie in one Pseudomonas sp. B33.4 genomic window:
- a CDS encoding glutamine synthetase family protein has product MKFAAIEDARLFLEQNPDIDMIELFILDANGVPRGKLLHREELLAVYQSGRPLPSTILGLTVQGEDVENSGLVWDVGDIDCRAYPLEGSLVRLPWRKIPTAAVQVSMHPTEGMPASIADPRHLLIKVIDGLKAEGYYPVMACELEFYLLDAKRDHNGRPQPALDADGGRPRHTQVYGLRELEQIEPFLADLYSACKLHGIPARTAISEYAPGQVEITLEHGDALEAMDQAVRYKRLVKAIAHKHGMQATFMAKPFDDLAGTGMHMHVSLADGAGHNLFASEDPAGTPLLRTAIGGMLASLLDSLLLFCPNANSYRRFQANSYAPLAPTWGVDNRTVSLRVPGGPANTRHIEHRICGADANPYLAAAAILAGIHRGIREDLDPGAPVEGNGYAQAKELLPTDWLTSLQALENSVWARDALGQEFLGVYLAVKRAEYRQFMAEVGEQDWRWYLTEA; this is encoded by the coding sequence ATGAAATTCGCAGCCATCGAAGACGCACGCCTGTTCCTTGAACAGAACCCCGATATCGACATGATCGAACTGTTCATCCTCGACGCCAACGGCGTGCCACGCGGCAAGCTGTTGCACCGCGAAGAACTGCTCGCCGTGTACCAAAGCGGCCGGCCGCTACCGAGCACTATTCTCGGTCTGACCGTGCAAGGTGAAGACGTCGAAAACTCCGGTCTGGTCTGGGACGTCGGCGATATCGACTGCCGCGCCTATCCGCTTGAGGGCAGTCTGGTGCGCCTGCCGTGGCGCAAGATTCCGACCGCCGCCGTGCAGGTCAGCATGCACCCGACCGAGGGCATGCCCGCCAGCATCGCCGACCCGCGACACTTGCTGATCAAGGTCATTGACGGCCTCAAAGCTGAGGGTTATTACCCGGTGATGGCCTGCGAACTGGAGTTCTATCTGCTCGACGCCAAACGTGATCACAACGGCCGCCCGCAACCGGCGCTGGATGCTGACGGAGGCCGACCGCGACACACTCAGGTTTACGGTTTGCGTGAGCTGGAACAGATCGAACCGTTCCTCGCCGACCTCTACAGCGCCTGCAAACTGCACGGTATTCCGGCACGCACGGCGATCTCCGAGTACGCGCCGGGCCAGGTGGAAATCACCCTTGAACATGGCGATGCACTGGAGGCGATGGATCAGGCCGTGCGCTATAAACGTCTGGTTAAGGCCATCGCCCACAAGCACGGTATGCAGGCGACGTTCATGGCCAAGCCGTTCGATGATCTGGCCGGCACTGGCATGCACATGCACGTCAGTCTGGCCGATGGCGCGGGGCACAATCTGTTCGCCTCGGAAGACCCGGCCGGCACGCCGCTGCTGCGCACAGCGATTGGCGGCATGCTCGCGTCCTTGCTCGATTCGCTGCTGCTGTTCTGCCCGAACGCCAACTCGTACCGGCGCTTTCAGGCCAACAGCTATGCACCGTTGGCGCCGACCTGGGGCGTCGACAATCGCACCGTCAGCCTGCGCGTTCCGGGCGGCCCGGCCAACACCCGGCACATCGAACACCGCATCTGCGGCGCCGATGCCAACCCGTACCTGGCAGCGGCGGCGATCCTTGCCGGGATTCATCGCGGCATTCGTGAAGACCTCGACCCGGGTGCGCCGGTCGAGGGCAATGGCTATGCGCAGGCGAAGGAATTGCTGCCGACCGATTGGCTGACGTCGCTGCAGGCGCTGGAGAATTCGGTGTGGGCGCGGGATGCCTTGGGGCAGGAGTTTCTCGGGGTGTATCTGGCGGTGAAGCGTGCCGAGTACCGGCAGTTCATGGCCGAAGTGGGTGAGCAGGATTGGCGCTGGTATCTCACCGAGGCCTGA
- a CDS encoding FAD-binding oxidoreductase, with translation MTERCNSYYTATLNQDTDYPTVQGRHTVDVVIIGGGFTGVATAVELAEKGLKVAIVESNKIGWGATGRNGGQVTGSLSGDGAMRKQMRAKLGDDVDDFIWHLRWRGHEIIQQRVEKYGIQCDLKHGHLHAAYKPSHMTDLRKDYEEAVRRGLGDEVSLLDRSQVRDLLQSDLYHGAIKNTRNMHLHPLNLCIGEARAAESLGALIFENSEVLEIIHGATPGVRTAHGQIDANQVMLAGDVYHKLEPGQLKGKIFPAMGGIVTTAPLGDLAKQINPEDLAVYDCRFVLDYYRLTADGRLLFGGGANYSGKDSRDIAAELRPCIEQTFPALKGVQIDYQWSCAMGIVINRIPQLGKLSDNVWYCQGYSGHGIATTHIMGEIMSRAITGQMEHFDTFAQCQHIRVPMGDLLGNPLLAAGMWYYQMLERLR, from the coding sequence ATGACCGAACGCTGCAATTCCTACTACACCGCCACCCTCAACCAGGACACCGACTACCCGACCGTGCAAGGTCGGCACACCGTCGACGTGGTGATCATCGGCGGCGGTTTCACCGGCGTCGCCACCGCCGTCGAACTCGCCGAAAAAGGCCTGAAAGTCGCCATCGTCGAAAGTAATAAAATAGGCTGGGGCGCCACCGGGCGCAATGGCGGACAAGTCACCGGCAGCCTTTCCGGCGACGGCGCGATGCGCAAACAGATGCGCGCGAAACTCGGCGATGACGTCGATGACTTCATCTGGCACCTGCGCTGGCGCGGGCATGAAATCATCCAGCAACGCGTCGAGAAATACGGCATTCAGTGCGACCTCAAACACGGCCATTTGCACGCGGCGTACAAGCCCAGCCATATGACCGATCTACGCAAGGATTATGAAGAAGCCGTGCGCCGCGGACTGGGCGATGAGGTCAGCCTGCTCGACCGCAGTCAGGTGCGCGACCTGCTGCAAAGCGACCTCTATCACGGTGCGATCAAGAACACTCGTAACATGCATCTGCACCCGCTCAACCTGTGCATCGGTGAAGCGCGGGCGGCGGAAAGTCTCGGGGCGCTGATCTTTGAAAACAGCGAAGTGCTGGAGATCATTCACGGCGCTACACCCGGTGTGCGCACGGCTCACGGGCAGATCGACGCCAATCAGGTGATGCTTGCCGGCGATGTCTATCACAAGCTCGAGCCCGGTCAGCTCAAGGGCAAGATTTTCCCGGCCATGGGCGGCATCGTTACAACCGCGCCCCTCGGCGATCTGGCGAAACAGATCAACCCCGAAGACCTTGCGGTGTACGACTGCCGCTTCGTCCTCGACTACTACCGCCTCACCGCCGACGGCCGCTTGCTGTTCGGTGGCGGTGCCAACTACAGCGGCAAGGATTCACGGGACATCGCCGCCGAACTGCGCCCGTGCATCGAACAAACCTTTCCGGCACTCAAAGGCGTGCAGATCGATTATCAGTGGAGCTGCGCGATGGGCATCGTGATCAACCGCATCCCGCAACTGGGCAAGCTCTCGGACAATGTCTGGTATTGCCAGGGCTACTCGGGGCACGGCATCGCGACGACGCACATCATGGGTGAAATCATGAGCCGGGCGATCACCGGGCAGATGGAGCATTTCGATACGTTTGCCCAGTGCCAGCACATTCGTGTGCCGATGGGGGATTTGCTGGGTAACCCGTTGTTGGCTGCGGGGATGTGGTATTACCAGATGCTTGAGCGTCTGCGCTGA
- a CDS encoding DeoR/GlpR family DNA-binding transcription regulator gives MHDHSAAELPSLRRQKILLLLERDGKVMASELSQHFAVSEDTIRRDLAELDNAGLVQRVHGGALPRPKDSGKDYFTRLDETDEVKIRLAQRAAQEIEDGQIVLFDSGSTTLQVARSLRADISITAVTASPMTAIALSEFKGVKVILAGGQLNPRTMAAGGHEALRLLAGIRADLAITGVCAIHPDVGITSLHFDEVPVKQAMLEGAARVIAVTTADKLGAVEPFVVASCTRLHTLITERHVASGSVEDYRRLGIVVEQLAD, from the coding sequence ATGCACGATCATTCCGCGGCTGAACTGCCATCCCTGCGCCGGCAGAAAATCCTCTTGCTCCTCGAACGTGACGGCAAGGTCATGGCGTCCGAGTTGAGCCAGCACTTCGCAGTCTCAGAAGACACCATCCGCCGCGACCTCGCCGAACTGGACAACGCCGGACTGGTGCAACGCGTGCACGGCGGGGCGCTGCCGCGTCCGAAAGACTCCGGCAAGGATTACTTCACGCGGCTGGACGAGACGGATGAGGTGAAGATTCGTCTGGCGCAACGGGCGGCGCAGGAGATTGAAGACGGGCAGATTGTGCTGTTCGATTCCGGCTCGACCACGTTGCAGGTGGCGCGCTCGTTGCGTGCCGATATCAGCATCACGGCGGTGACCGCTTCGCCGATGACGGCGATTGCCTTGTCCGAATTCAAGGGTGTGAAGGTGATTCTCGCTGGCGGCCAATTGAACCCGCGAACGATGGCGGCGGGCGGGCATGAGGCGCTACGACTGCTGGCCGGGATCAGGGCGGATCTGGCGATTACCGGGGTGTGTGCGATTCATCCGGACGTGGGGATTACTTCGCTGCATTTCGACGAGGTGCCGGTGAAGCAGGCGATGCTGGAGGGCGCGGCGCGGGTGATTGCGGTGACCACGGCGGACAAGTTGGGGGCGGTGGAGCCGTTTGTGGTGGCGTCGTGTACGCGCCTGCATACGCTGATAACCGAGCGGCATGTGGCGTCGGGGAGTGTCGAGGATTATCGGCGGTTGGGGATTGTGGTCGAGCAGTTGGCGGATTGA
- a CDS encoding LysR family transcriptional regulator, with the protein MNNLRRLDINLLLTLDVLLSEHNVTRAAQRLNLSQPSVSVHLAKLRDIFGDPLLLPGPRGMRPTARADELREPLREALEALERAVAPASAFDPALATHTWKIAATDYGESTVVLPALSSLREQAPGTRLAVIDLTPAHLVKQAEQGVFDLALHISEDAPPELHRRPLFTERYVLAGRVGHPGLKSAPTRKQFCALEHVMVSREGGGFFGVTDRALADVGLMRKVVLSVPHFLMAMSVLASTDLVAMLPSRLVRGNPALQVVDAPLEVPGYEMAMFWGERSHRDPAHKWLREHLLASV; encoded by the coding sequence ATGAATAATTTGAGACGGCTGGATATCAATCTGCTGCTGACCCTCGATGTGCTGCTCTCCGAGCACAACGTCACCCGCGCGGCGCAGCGCCTGAACCTGTCGCAGCCTTCGGTGAGCGTGCATCTGGCCAAGTTGCGCGACATCTTTGGCGATCCGTTGCTGTTACCCGGACCTCGGGGCATGCGCCCGACGGCGCGCGCCGATGAGTTGCGTGAGCCGTTGCGGGAGGCGCTGGAGGCGTTGGAGAGGGCGGTGGCGCCGGCCAGTGCGTTCGACCCGGCGCTGGCGACGCACACCTGGAAGATCGCCGCGACCGATTACGGCGAGTCGACGGTGGTGTTGCCGGCGCTGAGCAGCTTGCGCGAACAGGCGCCGGGCACGCGTCTGGCGGTGATCGATCTGACACCGGCGCATCTGGTCAAGCAGGCCGAGCAGGGCGTGTTCGATCTGGCGCTGCACATCAGCGAAGACGCGCCGCCGGAGCTGCATCGACGGCCGCTGTTCACCGAGCGTTATGTGCTGGCGGGTCGAGTCGGCCATCCGGGATTAAAGTCTGCACCCACACGCAAACAATTCTGCGCGCTGGAACACGTGATGGTGTCGCGAGAGGGCGGGGGCTTTTTCGGGGTGACCGATCGGGCGTTGGCCGATGTCGGGCTGATGCGCAAAGTGGTGTTGTCGGTGCCGCACTTTCTGATGGCGATGTCGGTGTTGGCCAGCACCGATCTGGTGGCGATGCTGCCGTCACGCCTGGTGCGCGGCAACCCGGCGTTGCAAGTGGTCGACGCGCCGCTGGAAGTGCCCGGTTACGAAATGGCGATGTTCTGGGGCGAGCGTTCGCATCGCGATCCGGCACACAAATGGTTGCGTGAGCATTTGTTGGCGTCGGTCTGA
- a CDS encoding NAD(P)H-dependent oxidoreductase, with translation MNVLLVYAHPEPTSLNGSLRDFSVQRLQAAGHTVQVSDLYAMNWKATLDADDAPERDATKPFHASLDSKVAYAEGTQAADIAREQEKLLWADALILQFPLWWFTMPAILKGWVDRVYAYGFAYGVGEHSDSRWGERYGEGKMKGKRAMLMVTTGGWESHYAPRGINGPMDDLLFPIQHGILYYPGFEVVPPFVVYRTSRMDAERYAETCDELGRRLDELWSARPIGFRQQNAGEYEIPALTLKSDIAPDSEGFDAHIR, from the coding sequence ATGAACGTCTTACTCGTCTACGCCCACCCGGAACCGACTTCCCTCAACGGCTCGCTGCGCGACTTCAGCGTCCAGCGCCTGCAAGCCGCCGGTCACACCGTGCAAGTCTCCGACCTCTACGCGATGAACTGGAAAGCCACGCTGGACGCCGACGACGCCCCTGAGCGCGATGCGACGAAACCGTTCCATGCCTCGCTCGACTCGAAAGTCGCTTACGCCGAAGGCACTCAGGCCGCCGACATCGCTCGCGAGCAGGAAAAACTGTTGTGGGCGGATGCGCTGATTCTGCAGTTTCCGCTGTGGTGGTTCACCATGCCCGCCATTCTCAAAGGTTGGGTCGATCGGGTATACGCCTACGGTTTTGCCTATGGCGTCGGCGAACATTCCGACAGTCGTTGGGGCGAGCGTTATGGCGAAGGGAAAATGAAAGGCAAACGGGCGATGTTGATGGTCACCACTGGCGGCTGGGAATCGCACTACGCGCCGCGCGGGATTAACGGGCCGATGGATGATTTGCTGTTTCCGATTCAGCACGGGATTTTGTATTACCCCGGTTTTGAAGTGGTGCCACCGTTTGTGGTGTATCGGACGAGTCGGATGGATGCGGAGCGGTATGCCGAGACTTGCGATGAGTTGGGGCGGCGGCTGGATGAGTTGTGGAGTGCAAGGCCGATCGGGTTTCGGCAGCAGAATGCCGGGGAGTATGAGATTCCTGCTTTGACGTTGAAGAGCGATATCGCGCCGGATAGCGAAGGCTTCGACGCACACATCCGTTAG
- a CDS encoding AbrB family transcriptional regulator → MKSIFCLLIAAGFGALLQFEGVPHGLLLGSIVVTALFASKTGIAPATPYGLGYIQVTLGIATGLMFEAWDSETASTMLPSLGVLLICLTVQIVLAGWWLTRGAGWNRTDALLAVYPGALAAVFDLLESEKASSKVIIVHLMRLLLITVLVSFLIPGQATAVAVADGDPLTTGMALTALSVIALSVLLGRLLLVIGVPAPFMLTAIIITAVFVKSGWLHGFHMPDWSLNLAALILGVRIGSRFQGLGVAELGRHGRTALVSVGLMIVVAAVFAEVAARWLGSDPLSLWLAYMPGAIETIAIVAFGGGLNVVFILTHHLSRMVLLHFAPALLVQVRRAREEA, encoded by the coding sequence ATGAAATCCATTTTCTGTTTGTTGATTGCCGCCGGTTTCGGCGCGCTGTTGCAGTTCGAAGGTGTGCCACACGGTTTACTGTTGGGCTCGATTGTCGTCACTGCATTGTTTGCCAGCAAAACCGGTATCGCCCCGGCAACTCCTTATGGACTTGGCTACATCCAGGTCACGCTGGGCATCGCCACCGGGTTGATGTTCGAAGCGTGGGATAGCGAGACGGCGTCAACGATGTTGCCGAGCCTTGGTGTGTTGTTGATTTGCCTGACGGTGCAAATCGTGTTGGCCGGATGGTGGCTGACACGCGGCGCAGGCTGGAATCGCACCGATGCGCTGTTGGCGGTCTATCCCGGTGCACTGGCTGCGGTGTTCGATTTACTCGAGTCGGAAAAAGCGTCAAGCAAGGTCATCATCGTGCACTTGATGCGCTTGCTGTTGATCACGGTGTTGGTGAGTTTCTTGATTCCCGGTCAAGCCACTGCGGTGGCGGTTGCCGATGGTGATCCTTTAACGACAGGCATGGCCCTGACGGCGCTTTCGGTGATTGCGTTGAGCGTGCTGCTCGGACGCTTGCTACTGGTAATCGGCGTACCGGCGCCGTTCATGCTCACCGCGATCATCATCACAGCGGTGTTTGTGAAATCGGGATGGCTGCACGGTTTTCATATGCCGGACTGGAGCCTGAATCTGGCGGCGCTGATTCTCGGCGTGCGGATCGGCTCAAGGTTTCAGGGGCTGGGCGTCGCGGAACTGGGACGTCATGGGCGCACAGCGTTGGTCTCGGTTGGGTTGATGATCGTGGTCGCGGCGGTATTTGCTGAAGTGGCGGCGCGCTGGTTGGGCAGTGATCCGCTGTCGCTGTGGTTGGCGTACATGCCGGGGGCGATTGAGACGATTGCGATTGTCGCGTTTGGTGGGGGGCTGAATGTGGTGTTTATTCTGACTCATCATTTGAGCCGGATGGTGTTGCTGCATTTTGCGCCGGCGTTGTTGGTGCAGGTGCGGCGGGCGCGCGAAGAGGCCTGA
- a CDS encoding HD domain-containing protein — translation MTQTLERAIAIAATAHAGQVDKGGAPYILHPLKVMLRMSTLEERIVAVLHDVVEDCGVSLDDLRKEGFSEEVLSAIESVTKVPGESYEDFVDRAAQNPIGRVVKLADLEENSDLSRIASPSWEDLERVEKYRRAIGRLRG, via the coding sequence ATGACCCAGACCCTCGAACGCGCTATCGCCATCGCCGCCACGGCCCATGCCGGGCAGGTCGACAAGGGCGGTGCGCCGTACATTCTGCATCCGCTGAAAGTCATGTTACGCATGAGCACCCTGGAAGAGCGCATCGTCGCCGTGCTGCACGATGTGGTTGAGGATTGCGGTGTCAGCCTTGATGACTTGCGCAAGGAAGGCTTCAGCGAGGAGGTTTTGAGCGCTATCGAATCCGTGACCAAAGTGCCGGGCGAATCCTATGAAGACTTCGTTGACCGCGCCGCACAGAATCCGATCGGCCGGGTGGTGAAGCTGGCGGATCTGGAAGAGAACAGCGATCTGTCGCGAATTGCCTCGCCAAGTTGGGAAGATCTCGAACGGGTCGAAAAATACCGCCGGGCGATTGGCCGGTTGCGCGGCTGA
- a CDS encoding Hcp family type VI secretion system effector, with product MANHSYMTITGNRQGLISAGCSDTSSIGNKCQLGHLDEIMVLAYSHNMTAGNNGSVGADRGQHLPIMITKNIDKSSPLLSAALHEREVLECTIFFYRTSPAGTQDKYFKIHITGAKVAHINLQVPHAIHLNDAEPQELVSFTYREISWTHIQAGTCGSSTWGNNDE from the coding sequence ATGGCCAATCACAGTTACATGACTATCACCGGAAACCGACAAGGACTGATCTCCGCCGGGTGTTCCGACACTAGCTCAATCGGCAATAAATGCCAGCTGGGCCACCTGGATGAAATCATGGTGCTGGCCTATTCACACAACATGACGGCCGGCAATAACGGCAGCGTGGGTGCCGACCGAGGCCAACACCTGCCAATCATGATCACCAAGAACATCGACAAATCCTCCCCTCTCCTGTCCGCCGCACTTCACGAACGCGAAGTGCTGGAATGCACAATATTTTTCTACCGAACCTCGCCCGCCGGCACTCAAGATAAATATTTCAAAATCCACATAACCGGCGCCAAAGTCGCCCACATCAACCTTCAAGTACCCCACGCCATTCACCTCAATGACGCAGAACCACAGGAACTGGTGTCGTTCACTTATCGCGAAATCAGTTGGACGCATATTCAAGCGGGCACGTGCGGTTCCAGCACGTGGGGGAATAACGATGAATGA
- a CDS encoding DUF4225 domain-containing protein translates to MNEDSCDINDVTRAASDLVAFGCQIGATQLYDSFSQLKFGEIVSSYANEIIRAVDEGVISAKQGLKELRDEHSELSAKSMFYFQNGVTIAAGSMQLQAGALVISASRGRAGVKGAALVAHGINNIYEGVGNIYVGPEKPGILGPIRMAYQKTFGIENGNLAYYTFDFYLSINGMMNFVRKPDSVQLFNRDPINYERGYKQMGALALALEALADSITLRTIIKESIPAKLSSDGFINGENEMIAGKNSNNKITQETKKTAHQP, encoded by the coding sequence ATGAATGAGGACTCATGCGACATTAACGACGTTACCCGTGCCGCGTCAGACCTGGTCGCTTTCGGCTGCCAGATTGGTGCCACGCAGTTGTACGACAGTTTCAGTCAGCTGAAATTTGGCGAGATTGTGTCGTCTTATGCGAATGAGATTATTCGGGCGGTGGATGAAGGTGTTATTAGTGCGAAGCAAGGGTTGAAGGAGCTCAGGGATGAGCATTCAGAGCTTTCTGCCAAATCCATGTTTTATTTTCAGAATGGGGTGACTATCGCTGCGGGAAGCATGCAACTTCAGGCGGGCGCCTTAGTAATTTCAGCTAGCCGAGGGAGGGCCGGTGTCAAGGGCGCTGCCCTAGTGGCTCATGGCATCAACAACATTTACGAGGGAGTGGGAAACATCTACGTCGGCCCTGAAAAACCAGGTATTTTGGGGCCTATAAGGATGGCTTATCAAAAAACTTTCGGCATTGAAAATGGCAACTTGGCCTATTACACCTTCGATTTCTACCTATCTATTAACGGAATGATGAATTTTGTTCGAAAGCCTGACTCGGTACAGCTTTTCAATAGAGACCCGATAAACTACGAGCGCGGATACAAACAAATGGGAGCGCTCGCACTAGCCCTCGAAGCACTTGCAGATAGCATCACACTGAGAACCATTATAAAGGAGTCGATTCCTGCAAAATTATCAAGTGACGGCTTTATCAACGGCGAGAACGAAATGATCGCTGGAAAAAACTCAAATAACAAAATAACCCAAGAAACAAAAAAAACAGCCCACCAGCCATAA